In a single window of the Littorina saxatilis isolate snail1 linkage group LG5, US_GU_Lsax_2.0, whole genome shotgun sequence genome:
- the LOC138967190 gene encoding uncharacterized protein codes for MGTRGGLTVLLATACFSALICHAEAGTTWYWYFTSTSAPLDWDVFLASFGTWASVNYTTEAGWWDLTTTTEPPTTSTIPTTTDWITTPPKQPEIVESTDTYFLVAIIFACVLGLVIAGILVVLIYKMMTDKKFKKTKRLRVKPLKADQAFAPVMHPGMPMGMGMGMGMGMGMGMAPDPMGGMPGMMPPMDTGMMGMPGMENPFGMPGGMPDGMPGGMPDGMAAMEAGIMGPMGNEKMAYPQ; via the exons ATGGGGACGAGAGGGGGGCTAACTGTTCTCCTTGCCACTGCATGTTTTTCTGCGCTGATCTGCCATG CGGAGGCTGGCACGACATGGTATTGGTACTTCACCAGTACTTCAGCCCCTCTAGACTGGGATGTGTTCCTGGCGTCGTTCGGAACATGGGCTTCAGTGAATTACACCACAGAGGCAGGCTGGTGGGACCTCACCACCACCacag AGCCGCCGACGACGTCGACGATTCCGACGACGACAGATTGGATAACGACACCGCCAAAACAGCCTGAAATCGTGGAGAGTACGGACACCTACTTTCTGGTCGCTATCATCTTCGCCTGCGTCCTCGGACTCGTCATCGCCGGCATCCTCGTCGTCCTCATCTATAAGATGATGACAGACAAGAAATTCAA gaagacaaagcGACTCCGCGTGAAGCCGCTCAAAGCTGACCAGGCCTTCGCCCCAGTCATGCACCCTGGTATGCCCATGGGGATGGGGATGGGGATGGGGATGGGCATGGGGATGGGCATGGCACCCGACCCCATGGGCGGTATGCCCGGAATGATGCCCCCCATGGACACGGGCATGATGGGGATGCCCGGAATGGAGAACCCCTTCGGAATGCCCGGTGGGATGCCCGACGGGATGCCCGGCGGGATGCCCGACGGGATGGCAGCCATGGAGGCTGGAATCATGGGACCAATGGGGAACGAGAAGATGGCTTACCCCCAATGA